The Corvus cornix cornix isolate S_Up_H32 chromosome 8, ASM73873v5, whole genome shotgun sequence sequence tttcaCCTGCCTCCTGAAAAGCGTGTGCACAGAGCTCTCCCCGCTCCTTCCCACCAGCCCAGGGCGGAGGGACCGCGTGGGGCCGCGGTGCGCACATGGGCATGGGACAGCATTCCTTCCTCCCGGCCCTGCTTCCCGCTGCGCACCGCGGCACCGGCACCAtccccgctccgctcccgccgcccccgctccccgcgcccgccccgccacCCCCGTGCCCGCGGGGCCCCGCTCGCCCTCGGGCTGCGGCTCACCGGGGTCAAGGCTGCGGGCGAAGGGGACGCCGGGCGGGGCTGGCCCGGGGGCGGTTCAGTTCGCTCCTCCCCGGCATGCACCAGGCACGGCGGGCCGGGCACGGCGCCGGCACtgcccgggggcggcggggcggccgcgggagCGGAGCCGGCGGGGGATCGGGGGGCTCGCCCGGCCAGGGACGGGGCCGGCACACGGAGAACGCGCTGCCCGCTGCGGGTGCCGTGGTTCGTACCGAGCCCGGCGGTGCCGGGCTGCGTTTGCGCGACGAAAAGCTGCCCAGGCTGAAAACCGCAGGCACCGCGGCTCGGGATGAGCCAAGGGAGGAGGGGAGCGCCTGCCAGGCGGTGGCTGGGGCTCCCTGGGGCACAGCTCATGTCTGCAGGGTCATTCCCGTCAGCCCGAGTCCCAGGACATGAACTGGGGAAACGTgtccctgctcagtgctgggcGCTTCACCGTGTCCGGAGTACCCGGTGGGGACGTGGGGGGAGCAGCGTCCgggaggggggggagggggctgACAGCTTTGGGGAAGGTCCGGTGTCAGTCATGAGATGGGGCTGCTCACCAATCCAGCCCACGGCCCCACATCCTTGCAGACACCTCTGAGACCCTCTGGCCCCCCAGCAGCGATCCCCTCTCCACCTGCTCTTTTCAGACGAATCCCCCCTCTGTGTGGCTGGGATCATGTTCTGCCCCCGCTGTGACTGTgcctgctgcccttccctgccttaTCATGTTTTTGTACAGATCCCAGGTACAATAAACTGCTCAAATATTTGCAGAGATGTCCTTGTGCTGCCAGAGTGGTGAGCTCCTCTTGTTTGGTTGGGGGGTGGAATCCAGTGTTGCTGTGATTTCCCAAGGGAACACCGACACCACCACAGCCCCAGTATGGGGCCGGACAAGAGGCATAGGACCGGACACTGGGGGGTTGCTGTGGAGCCAAGCTTGGCCTGAGAGTGGCCATGGGCACAACAGAACAGCACAGCCTTTGGGGTGACACcccacagggcagggagctCCAGCACCCTAGGGTGTGAGGGAGGCACCATCTTTTTGGCTGCAGGGTGACAGAGGCTGCACTGGTGGCTCCTGTGGGACCTTGTGCATGGGTGGCGCTGTTCGAGGTCACCCCACAGTTCTGCAAGCCTTTGGTGTAAGCAGTGCTTGGCAATGCCCCCAGCCCTCCTGTGCCTGGGAGGTGTGGAGCAGCTGTGTCCGtctcttccctgcagcaccGCCTGTCACCCTCCGGCGTCACCCCGGCACCAGGCACCGCCTTGCCCCAGCACGGCTTGGGCcgggctgtggcagcagcaccccGAGGCCACATGGCACCGACGGGGACAGTGCCTGCCTTGTTGCTGTCCCCTCGAGGCAGGCGGTGGCGGCCGGGGCGCAGTCCCCGCTCCAGCCAggctcttctcctccctcctgggCGGGGAGAGTGGACAAGAGATAAAAGGGGGACCAGGgccagctggaagctgctgaaagctgctgggGCCGGGAGCAAGGGAGGACGGCAGCGAGGAGAAGTGCGGTATCGAGGGCTCGTTCTCGCGGGGTAGAGGGCTGGGAATTGGGGGCACATCCGCCTTGACCAGATCCTgcatctccctgctccttccccagaTCATCCCTCCCAGACCCATATCCTCCCCCTTGCCCATTAAATGTGCTGGATACTAGAGGAATGGGGAATATCTTGGGGTGGGCAGGGTTAGGGGGCTGTGAGAGGAAGGGGCTTCAGACAGATGTTGGGACTCAAGGGCTTTAAAGGCTCTGTGTACGCCCAAAGCACTTTGTGGGGCATCAAGGACTCTCAAGGTGACCTGAAGGTGAAACCATCTCTGTCCGTGTAACTGCTCACTGGTGGCTGAGATGACGAGGGCTGTATCCCGGCTCCCTTCTGGGGTAAAGACAGCccgctgcctggggctgggtttgttttgtgggATCAGAGAAGTGGAGAAGGCCCATAGGAGGAGGAGCGCCTTCATCTCTTGATGTATGGAGTGGGTGTTTGCTGCCAGGGGAGAACAGGATGCTGTGGCACTGGGTGTCCACAAAAGATGGTAGCAAGGAGCTGGGTGCTCCAATTCCCCACCTCATCCCCCTTTCCTTGccccctggggtgggggtcCTGGCTCCCAGTGCCAGGACCAGGCCAACACTGCCCACCAGTCCTTGTGTACCCTGGAGCAGGGTGCAGGGAGACAGTTTGGGGTTGCAGTGGATCTGGGAGGAGAATAACACCCCATGTCCCCCTGCCAGGGCCGGGGTCCAGGATGggggggctgctggtgctggcccTGGCCacctggctggggctggcctCGGCCTCCGAGGAGGCAGCCGACAGCAGCCGGATCTGCCAGGAGGCACCGGCATGGACCATCAATGGCTCGAGCCCCATGGAGGGGGAGGCAGGGCAGGTGACGGTGGTGGCCCTGCTGAAGGCCAGCTGACAGTTCTGCCTGAGGCAGGCCCACAGGTGAGCCCCGCTCCCCCTCCCCAGAACAATCCCCGCCGCCTCGGGAGCTCATGGCAGCCCCCTGCGCCGGGAGCCCCTCCCAGCGCCTCCTTCCCGCAGCCTCGGGGGCCTGCGGGAGCGGCTGGCCCGGCAGGGCATGGCCGATGTGCGCTACATGATCGTCAACGAGAAGGCGCCGCTGTCCCGCGCCATGCTGCCGGAGCTGGAGCGCCATGCCCCGCCCGGCGTCCCCGTCTTCCAGCCGGAGCAGGAGGACCCTGACGTCTGGCAGGTCCTGAGGGGTGACAAGGACGACTTCCTTGTTTATGACCGGTGAGTGTCCCCCGACTCGCCTGAGGCTTTTCTGGGCATTACAGAGCGTTTGATGGGCTTC is a genomic window containing:
- the LOC104695246 gene encoding selenoprotein Pb-like — protein: MGGLLVLALATWLGLASASEEAADSSRICQEAPAWTINGSSPMEGEAGQVTVVALLKASUQFCLRQAHSLGGLRERLARQGMADVRYMIVNEKAPLSRAMLPELERHAPPGVPVFQPEQEDPDVWQVLRGDKDDFLVYDRCGRLAFHIQLPFSFLHFPYVEAAIRSSHIKDFCGNCSLYPNTTQEANSTTAGHATPSSPPEHEGMESETPIHQHKPLHPHHHDEVSSKRDTNPTEDHKPATHAHHHHGDHGQLHHKGKKQKEGDEH